A genomic region of Mycolicibacterium poriferae contains the following coding sequences:
- a CDS encoding pyridoxamine 5'-phosphate oxidase family protein gives MTDPATVENSIRRRSFGTLSTLDSSGNPHATAVTYAAAGEGTNLTLYITTRTTNVKVGNIRRRPQVAFVIPVPHRFLPMMPPAAVQFAGSAEILNHENADARGAFHADWFLRRILAAEERIVSQSAELCFIAVRPRRWLSTYGIGMSALDIVRHPGDAIGRADLTGGN, from the coding sequence GTGACCGACCCCGCCACTGTCGAAAATTCGATTCGACGACGGTCGTTCGGCACCCTGTCGACGCTCGATAGCAGCGGCAACCCCCACGCGACGGCCGTCACGTACGCAGCGGCCGGTGAAGGCACAAACCTGACGTTGTACATCACGACCCGGACTACGAACGTCAAGGTGGGAAACATCCGACGACGCCCACAGGTAGCCTTCGTCATTCCCGTGCCGCACCGCTTTCTCCCCATGATGCCGCCGGCAGCTGTCCAGTTTGCGGGGTCGGCCGAAATACTGAACCACGAAAACGCCGACGCGCGAGGGGCATTCCATGCGGACTGGTTCCTCCGTCGCATTCTCGCCGCCGAGGAGCGCATCGTCTCTCAGAGTGCTGAGCTGTGCTTCATCGCGGTCCGGCCGAGGCGATGGTTATCCACCTACGGCATCGGAATGTCGGCCCTCGACATCGTGCGTCATCCGGGCGACGCCATCGGGCGGGCAGACCTGACGGGCGGAAACTAG
- a CDS encoding helix-turn-helix transcriptional regulator, with the protein MDLLGAKEVSDITGVPMGTLRYWRHSNIGPASFTLGRRVVYRRAEVLRWISERESATRRGGGDAA; encoded by the coding sequence ATGGATCTGCTAGGAGCGAAGGAAGTTTCGGACATCACTGGAGTTCCGATGGGGACGCTGAGGTACTGGCGGCATTCGAATATTGGGCCGGCGAGTTTCACCTTGGGACGCCGAGTCGTTTATCGGCGGGCCGAGGTATTGCGCTGGATATCGGAGCGAGAGAGCGCAACCCGCCGCGGAGGCGGCGACGCCGCTTAG
- a CDS encoding metal-sensitive transcriptional regulator has protein sequence MTHADNTRHCPSTGTTHHGYITDKDKYLKRLKRIEGQARGISRMIEEERYCIDILTQTDALTKALQGVALALLDDHLRHCVRDAAATGGPAADAKLTEASEAIARLVRS, from the coding sequence ATGACCCACGCCGACAACACCAGGCACTGCCCCTCAACAGGCACCACCCACCACGGCTACATCACCGATAAAGACAAATACCTCAAGCGGTTGAAGCGCATCGAAGGCCAAGCCCGCGGCATCAGCAGAATGATCGAAGAGGAGCGGTACTGCATCGACATCCTGACCCAAACAGACGCGCTCACCAAAGCCCTCCAAGGCGTCGCGCTGGCACTGCTTGACGACCATCTTCGCCACTGCGTCCGTGACGCCGCCGCCACCGGCGGACCGGCCGCTGACGCCAAACTCACAGAAGCCTCTGAAGCCATCGCCCGCTTGGTGCGTTCCTAA
- a CDS encoding ATP-binding protein, translated as MARERYVLGVSKDGEPFGAERSRPHLAILLRGGRAGLRADLAARYFTETGAVAGGQALTDATLILEGLAATQAPDKLNLRVADHHGTIYIDTGDPNGQVIKVCDGGWSMATTAPVRFLRNTKLTGAMPAPSSRGDVTKLWEFVNVAVEDRPVLLAFLVAALVQCDVPHPVLALFGEQGSAKTTSTRSLVELIDPSPAPFRQAPRDADSWAVAASGSWVVALDNLSAIPPWLSDSLCRAATGDAMVKRSLYTDADLAVIKFRRCVIINGIDVGAIRPDLAERLAIVELRRIDPRMRQSEAEMRQRWETALPGIFGGLLDLAASVHHRLETIKVEDSPRMADFCRTLAAVDEILSTNGVRRYMSRANQLSEDSLSVDPFIEQLRSRTLEPAVGQSGSDLLMLLTPVNDDWQRPRDWPKNGRDVSGLLRRHAPALRNLGWVIEDDGARNRRNVLLWTIYPPYKDVVAQRASQPSRLSLTQISENANFDRSQQKVLNADAKAGEGRPAAAS; from the coding sequence ATGGCCCGGGAACGCTATGTTCTCGGAGTCTCCAAGGACGGCGAACCATTTGGCGCCGAACGCAGTCGACCCCACCTCGCGATACTCCTGCGTGGTGGGAGGGCTGGCTTACGGGCAGATCTCGCCGCTCGCTACTTCACCGAGACCGGTGCGGTCGCCGGGGGCCAAGCACTTACCGACGCCACACTGATTTTAGAAGGTCTGGCGGCCACGCAGGCACCCGACAAGTTGAACCTACGCGTTGCCGACCACCACGGGACGATCTACATCGACACCGGAGATCCAAACGGTCAAGTAATCAAAGTCTGCGACGGTGGGTGGTCGATGGCTACCACTGCGCCGGTGCGGTTCCTCCGAAATACGAAGCTGACGGGGGCGATGCCGGCACCAAGCTCCCGCGGGGATGTGACGAAGCTCTGGGAGTTCGTCAATGTCGCCGTTGAGGACCGCCCAGTTCTTCTCGCGTTCCTAGTAGCTGCTTTGGTTCAGTGCGACGTCCCGCATCCGGTACTAGCCCTGTTTGGCGAGCAAGGTAGCGCTAAAACGACATCCACACGGAGCTTGGTCGAACTCATCGATCCTTCGCCCGCCCCCTTTCGTCAGGCGCCGCGGGACGCGGACTCATGGGCGGTTGCCGCGTCTGGATCGTGGGTCGTTGCTCTGGACAACCTGTCGGCCATCCCGCCGTGGCTGTCGGACTCATTATGCCGCGCTGCGACAGGCGACGCCATGGTGAAACGGTCTCTATATACCGATGCCGATCTGGCTGTCATCAAGTTTCGTCGATGCGTGATTATCAACGGAATCGACGTCGGCGCCATCCGACCCGATCTGGCAGAGCGGCTAGCGATCGTCGAGCTGCGACGCATCGACCCCAGAATGCGACAGTCAGAGGCCGAGATGCGACAGCGGTGGGAAACAGCTCTACCAGGTATTTTTGGCGGACTACTTGACTTGGCTGCCTCCGTTCACCATCGGTTGGAGACCATCAAAGTTGAGGACTCGCCCAGGATGGCGGACTTCTGTCGCACGCTGGCGGCCGTGGACGAGATCTTGTCGACTAATGGCGTACGCCGGTACATGTCGCGCGCCAATCAGTTGTCTGAGGACAGTTTGTCCGTCGACCCGTTTATCGAACAGCTTCGCTCGCGGACATTAGAACCTGCTGTTGGTCAATCCGGCAGTGATTTGCTGATGCTGCTCACACCGGTCAACGACGACTGGCAACGACCGAGGGACTGGCCGAAGAACGGTCGCGACGTTTCTGGGCTGCTGCGTAGGCACGCACCCGCTCTACGCAACCTCGGATGGGTGATCGAAGATGATGGCGCGCGCAACCGCAGGAATGTACTGCTGTGGACAATCTATCCGCCGTACAAAGATGTTGTGGCTCAGCGAGCCTCGCAACCCTCGCGTCTCTCGCTTACGCAGATCAGCGAGAACGCGAACTTCGACCGGAGTCAGCAGAAAGTTTTGAATGCCGACGCGAAGGCTGGCGAGGGTCGCCCGGCGGCAGCGTCGTGA
- a CDS encoding YHS domain-containing protein: protein MSENQNRTSACCCSGAADKIDTSPIDPTARNLLHLGSQNETTCPVMPGTPVNKTIAEAAGLFRDYRGRRYWFCCKGCGPRFDRDPDKYASAA, encoded by the coding sequence ATGTCCGAGAATCAGAACCGCACGTCAGCCTGCTGCTGCAGCGGCGCAGCCGACAAAATCGATACCTCACCCATCGACCCTACGGCGAGGAACCTGCTTCACCTCGGATCGCAGAACGAGACCACCTGCCCCGTGATGCCCGGCACTCCGGTGAACAAGACGATCGCCGAAGCGGCGGGACTATTCCGTGACTATCGCGGTCGGCGTTACTGGTTCTGCTGCAAGGGATGCGGACCACGCTTCGACCGCGACCCCGACAAGTATGCCTCCGCCGCATGA
- a CDS encoding heavy metal translocating P-type ATPase, with translation MTNRDDHGVATSHPGGHAQHQFPSAHPDTHPHGEHHGHDNHTGHTGHSGHGGDHVAQFRKLFWINLIIAIPVVAFSTMFAMLLGYDVPDFPGARWIAPLLGTVMYVVGGRPFLTGALNEIRSRKPGMMLLIGLAITVAFFASWGASLGLLHHELEFWWELALLIVIMLLGHWVEMRSLAQTTSALDSLAALLPDEAEKIDGDRTVTVSPADLHVGDVVVVRPGGSIPADGKIVDGRADMDESMVTGESRPVTRGVGDPVTAGTVATDSGLRVQITATGDDTALAGIQRLVTEAQNSSSRAQRLADKAAGWLFWFALITAAITAAAWTIVGNPDASVVRAITVLVIACPHALGLAIPLVVSIATERAARGGVLIKDRLALEGMRTVDAVLFDKTGTLTKGEPTVTAVEATGDDDGDTVLALAAAAETDSEHPLARAIVKAAEDRGLTVPRASGFSSSPAVGVTATVDGHEIRVGGPRLLEEVGAQEVPAATAWRGEGAIILHVIRDGEVLGGLRLADEIRPESREAVDALHKLGVQVVMITGDAEAVANSVGHELGIDRVFAGVRPEDKASKVAALQHEGKKVAMVGDGVNDAPALAQADVGIAIGAGTDVAIASAGVILASSDPRSVLSVIELSRASYRKMKQNLWWGAGYNLISVPLAAGVLAPIGIVLPMSVGAILMSLSTIVVALNAQLLRRLDLAPEASTRAVLNR, from the coding sequence ATGACAAACCGCGATGACCACGGCGTCGCAACATCCCACCCTGGCGGGCACGCCCAGCACCAATTCCCCAGCGCACACCCTGACACCCACCCACACGGCGAACACCACGGCCATGACAATCACACCGGCCACACTGGCCATAGCGGCCACGGCGGTGACCACGTGGCCCAATTCCGCAAGCTCTTCTGGATCAACCTGATCATCGCCATACCGGTCGTCGCGTTCTCAACCATGTTCGCGATGCTGCTCGGTTACGACGTCCCCGACTTCCCCGGCGCACGCTGGATCGCGCCCCTGCTCGGGACAGTGATGTACGTCGTCGGTGGCCGCCCCTTCCTCACCGGTGCGCTGAACGAGATCCGTTCCCGCAAGCCAGGAATGATGCTCCTGATCGGACTGGCGATCACCGTCGCCTTTTTCGCGTCCTGGGGCGCGAGCTTGGGCCTGCTCCACCACGAGCTGGAATTCTGGTGGGAACTCGCCCTTCTCATCGTCATCATGCTGCTCGGCCACTGGGTAGAAATGCGCTCGCTGGCCCAGACCACCTCAGCGCTGGACTCACTGGCCGCACTACTTCCCGACGAAGCCGAGAAGATCGACGGCGACCGCACCGTCACCGTCTCGCCGGCCGACCTGCACGTCGGCGATGTCGTTGTAGTCCGACCCGGCGGCAGCATCCCTGCCGACGGCAAGATCGTCGACGGACGCGCCGACATGGACGAGTCCATGGTGACCGGCGAATCCCGGCCCGTTACCCGCGGCGTCGGGGATCCCGTCACAGCCGGCACCGTCGCCACCGATTCCGGGCTTCGGGTCCAGATCACCGCCACCGGCGACGACACCGCCCTAGCAGGCATCCAACGCCTGGTCACCGAAGCACAGAATTCGTCCTCGCGTGCCCAGCGCCTTGCCGACAAGGCCGCCGGCTGGCTGTTCTGGTTCGCCCTGATCACCGCCGCGATCACCGCGGCGGCATGGACAATCGTCGGCAACCCCGATGCCTCGGTGGTACGAGCGATCACCGTGCTGGTCATCGCCTGCCCTCATGCGCTGGGCCTGGCGATACCACTGGTCGTGTCCATCGCCACCGAACGCGCCGCCAGAGGCGGCGTCTTGATCAAAGACCGGCTGGCCCTGGAAGGTATGCGCACTGTCGACGCCGTGCTGTTCGACAAGACCGGCACCCTGACGAAAGGCGAACCCACCGTCACCGCCGTCGAGGCGACCGGAGACGACGACGGCGACACCGTGCTCGCGCTCGCCGCCGCCGCCGAGACCGACAGTGAACACCCCCTGGCGCGGGCCATCGTGAAAGCCGCCGAGGATAGGGGATTAACCGTGCCGCGCGCCAGCGGCTTCTCGTCCTCTCCTGCCGTCGGTGTGACTGCGACGGTCGACGGGCACGAAATCCGAGTGGGCGGCCCCCGACTTCTCGAAGAAGTCGGCGCCCAGGAGGTCCCCGCGGCCACCGCGTGGCGCGGCGAAGGCGCCATCATTCTGCACGTCATCCGCGACGGAGAGGTGCTCGGCGGCCTGCGCTTGGCCGACGAGATCCGCCCCGAATCCCGCGAAGCCGTCGATGCGCTGCACAAGCTTGGCGTGCAAGTCGTCATGATCACCGGCGACGCCGAAGCCGTCGCCAATAGTGTCGGCCACGAACTGGGCATCGACCGGGTGTTCGCGGGGGTGCGCCCCGAAGACAAGGCGTCGAAAGTTGCTGCCCTGCAACACGAGGGCAAAAAGGTTGCCATGGTCGGCGATGGAGTCAACGATGCCCCCGCCTTGGCGCAGGCCGACGTCGGCATCGCCATCGGTGCCGGCACTGACGTCGCCATCGCTTCCGCCGGTGTCATCCTGGCCAGTTCCGACCCCCGCTCGGTGCTGTCGGTCATCGAGCTGTCCCGCGCCAGCTACCGCAAGATGAAACAGAATCTCTGGTGGGGCGCCGGGTACAACCTCATCTCTGTGCCCCTGGCTGCTGGTGTGCTGGCACCCATCGGCATCGTGCTGCCCATGTCGGTCGGCGCCATCCTCATGTCACTGTCAACGATCGTCGTAGCGCTCAACGCGCAACTTCTGCGCCGCCTCGATTTGGCGCCCGAGGCGAGCACCCGTGCCGTTCTCAACCGTTAG
- a CDS encoding heavy metal translocating P-type ATPase, producing MTTSTPVSGPSVELRIGGMTCASCANRIERKLNKLDGVAATVNYATEKATVTVPDGYDPALLIAEVEKTGYTAALPTPRTPMPSDASGDTPHAVDTADPELASLRHRLRASAVLTVPVVAMAMIPALQFTYWQWASLTLAAPVVVWAAWPFHRAAWANLRHGTATMDTLISLGTVSAFLWSLYALFLGSAGTPGMKHPFAFTLAPSHGAANIYLEVAAGVTTFILAGRYFEKRSKRQAGAALRALLDLGAKDVSVLRGGTETKIAIEELVVGDEFVVRPGEKIATDGVVVSGSSAVDASMLTGEAVPVEVAAGDTVVGATVNAGGRLVVQATRVGSDTQLAQMAQLVERAQTGKAEVQRLADRISGVFVPIVIAIAVITLGAWLGAGFSVAAAFTAAVAVLVIACPCALGLATPTALLVGTGRGAQIGVLIKGPEVLESTRKVDTVVLDKTGTVTTGKMTLVDVITAPETERAELLRLAGALENASEHPIAQAVAAAAAEELQALPVPEDFANVEGKGVHGIVDGHAVIVGRESLLSDWAQHLSPDLSHAKARAQAQGKTVVAVGWDGQARGVLVIADTVKSTSAQAISQMRDIGLTPVLLTGDNQAVARQIAAEVGIDDVIAEVMPEGKVDVIAGLQAEGKTVAMVGDGVNDAPALAQADLGLAMGTGTDVAIEASDITLVRGDLRSAVDAIRLSRETLSTIKTNLFWAFAYNVAAIPVAALGMLNPMLAGAAMAFSSVFVVGNSLRLRRFKTTSADNTS from the coding sequence ATGACGACATCGACACCGGTGTCTGGCCCGAGTGTGGAACTCCGCATCGGGGGAATGACCTGCGCCTCCTGCGCCAACCGCATCGAGCGCAAGCTCAACAAGCTCGACGGCGTGGCCGCGACAGTCAATTACGCGACGGAAAAGGCCACCGTCACGGTGCCTGACGGATACGATCCGGCGCTGCTGATCGCCGAGGTGGAGAAGACGGGCTACACCGCCGCGCTCCCGACACCGCGCACGCCGATGCCCTCCGACGCATCCGGTGACACCCCGCACGCCGTGGACACCGCCGACCCCGAACTGGCGTCGCTGCGGCACCGCCTGAGGGCCTCGGCCGTCCTGACGGTGCCGGTCGTCGCGATGGCGATGATCCCGGCGCTGCAGTTCACGTACTGGCAGTGGGCGTCGCTCACGCTGGCTGCCCCCGTCGTCGTGTGGGCAGCATGGCCATTCCATCGGGCCGCCTGGGCCAACCTGCGACACGGCACCGCGACCATGGATACGCTCATTTCACTGGGCACCGTGTCGGCGTTCCTGTGGTCGCTGTATGCGCTGTTTCTGGGCAGTGCCGGCACGCCGGGTATGAAGCATCCCTTCGCGTTCACCCTGGCGCCGTCGCATGGCGCCGCCAACATCTACCTCGAAGTCGCCGCCGGCGTAACCACGTTCATCCTGGCCGGACGCTACTTCGAGAAGCGGTCCAAACGGCAGGCCGGAGCGGCACTACGAGCCCTGCTCGACCTAGGCGCCAAAGACGTATCCGTCCTGCGCGGCGGGACGGAAACCAAGATCGCCATCGAAGAACTCGTGGTTGGCGACGAGTTCGTCGTGCGCCCGGGGGAGAAGATCGCCACCGACGGCGTGGTGGTGTCCGGTTCCTCGGCTGTCGACGCCTCGATGCTGACCGGCGAAGCGGTACCCGTGGAAGTCGCTGCCGGCGACACCGTGGTCGGTGCCACCGTCAACGCCGGCGGTCGGCTGGTGGTGCAGGCCACTCGCGTCGGCTCGGACACCCAGCTCGCGCAGATGGCCCAGCTGGTCGAACGCGCCCAGACCGGCAAGGCCGAAGTGCAACGCCTGGCCGATCGCATCTCCGGCGTCTTCGTACCGATCGTCATCGCTATCGCCGTGATCACCCTCGGCGCCTGGCTGGGCGCGGGATTCTCAGTCGCCGCCGCGTTCACCGCAGCGGTCGCGGTCCTCGTCATCGCCTGCCCCTGCGCCCTCGGGCTGGCCACGCCCACCGCCCTGCTGGTGGGCACCGGTCGCGGCGCACAAATCGGCGTGCTGATCAAAGGTCCCGAGGTGCTCGAATCCACCCGCAAGGTCGACACCGTGGTGCTGGACAAGACCGGAACCGTCACCACCGGCAAAATGACGCTGGTCGATGTCATCACAGCGCCGGAAACCGAACGCGCGGAGCTGCTTCGACTGGCCGGCGCCCTGGAGAACGCCTCCGAGCACCCCATCGCCCAAGCCGTCGCCGCCGCGGCGGCCGAGGAACTCCAGGCCCTGCCCGTTCCGGAGGACTTCGCGAATGTCGAAGGTAAAGGCGTCCACGGCATCGTGGATGGACACGCCGTCATCGTTGGGCGCGAATCACTGCTGTCCGACTGGGCGCAACACCTCAGCCCGGATCTGTCCCACGCCAAGGCCCGCGCGCAAGCCCAGGGAAAGACCGTGGTAGCGGTCGGGTGGGACGGGCAGGCGCGCGGTGTACTCGTCATCGCTGACACCGTGAAATCGACGAGCGCACAGGCAATCTCGCAGATGCGTGACATTGGGCTGACCCCCGTGTTGCTCACCGGCGACAACCAAGCCGTCGCTCGACAGATCGCCGCCGAAGTCGGCATCGACGACGTCATCGCCGAAGTCATGCCCGAAGGCAAGGTTGACGTCATCGCAGGCCTCCAAGCCGAAGGCAAGACGGTCGCCATGGTCGGCGACGGAGTCAACGACGCGCCCGCCCTCGCCCAAGCCGACCTCGGTCTGGCGATGGGCACCGGCACCGACGTCGCCATCGAGGCCTCCGACATCACCCTGGTGCGCGGTGACCTGCGCAGCGCCGTTGACGCGATCAGGCTGTCCCGCGAAACACTGTCGACGATCAAAACCAACCTGTTCTGGGCGTTCGCCTACAACGTCGCAGCGATCCCCGTCGCAGCACTGGGCATGCTCAATCCGATGCTGGCCGGAGCCGCAATGGCATTCTCCAGCGTCTTCGTGGTGGGCAACAGCCTGCGCCTGCGCCGCTTCAAAACCACTTCCGCCGACAACACCAGTTAA
- a CDS encoding tyrosine-type recombinase/integrase — translation MTTRNERAGIDDRWHKRVKAPDGAMRTERSAVYGKVSRWRVRWVDASGAERTKSFQRKPDAQAYLNGLTADVQRGEYVDPRKSAETFGSVAEQWFATKQHRKPKTVAGYRSLLDTVVLPKWESVQLKRIDYESYSTWLGALSVDGGQRGTGLSASRITQAHQLVGAVLKYAQRTGKVAKNVAFEIKRDEDLPEQGERERRYLTHAELLMLAKAADRFETLTLVLGYCGLRFGEAVALRRRHVGDRMLTVRSSATAVTGKGIVESTTKTKRDRHVPVPEPVWKKLKAELPADPNALVFPSRKGGFLPLGEYRWAFDNACADIGIDGLVPHGLRHTTASLAISAGANVKVVQRLLGHATAAMTLDRYGHLLNDDLSGVADALGKAIDSTAVSLRYSEHRDEAETA, via the coding sequence ATGACGACTCGAAACGAGCGAGCGGGAATTGACGACCGCTGGCACAAGCGAGTCAAGGCGCCGGACGGCGCGATGCGCACTGAGCGGTCTGCGGTATATGGCAAGGTGTCGCGATGGCGTGTCAGGTGGGTTGACGCCAGTGGAGCCGAGCGCACCAAGAGTTTCCAGCGTAAGCCGGATGCGCAGGCCTACCTAAATGGGCTGACCGCCGATGTGCAGCGCGGCGAGTATGTCGATCCGCGGAAGAGTGCGGAGACTTTCGGATCGGTGGCCGAGCAGTGGTTCGCCACCAAACAGCACCGCAAGCCGAAAACCGTTGCCGGATATCGCTCGTTGCTTGACACTGTGGTGCTGCCGAAGTGGGAAAGTGTTCAGCTGAAAAGGATTGACTACGAATCATATTCAACGTGGCTGGGGGCGCTGTCAGTCGACGGCGGGCAACGCGGAACCGGCCTGTCGGCAAGTCGGATCACCCAAGCTCATCAGCTGGTAGGCGCTGTCCTGAAGTACGCCCAACGGACTGGCAAGGTGGCGAAGAACGTCGCGTTCGAGATCAAGCGGGACGAAGATCTTCCCGAGCAAGGCGAGCGTGAGCGGCGCTACCTGACCCATGCCGAGCTGCTAATGCTGGCGAAGGCTGCTGATCGGTTCGAGACGTTGACGCTCGTTCTCGGGTACTGCGGACTGAGGTTCGGCGAAGCCGTTGCGTTGCGCCGCCGGCATGTGGGGGATCGGATGCTGACGGTGCGCTCGTCCGCAACAGCCGTCACCGGTAAAGGCATCGTGGAGTCAACGACTAAGACGAAGCGGGATCGTCACGTGCCTGTGCCCGAACCGGTTTGGAAAAAGCTCAAGGCCGAGCTGCCCGCCGACCCCAACGCGCTGGTCTTTCCCAGCCGAAAGGGCGGGTTCCTTCCACTCGGCGAATACCGCTGGGCGTTCGACAACGCGTGTGCTGATATCGGCATCGACGGGCTGGTACCGCACGGGCTGAGACACACCACGGCGTCACTGGCGATCAGTGCAGGCGCTAACGTCAAGGTCGTGCAGAGACTGCTTGGGCACGCGACCGCCGCGATGACGCTCGACCGCTACGGCCATCTTCTCAATGACGATTTGAGCGGTGTGGCGGACGCCCTGGGGAAGGCTATCGATAGCACTGCGGTATCACTGCGGTATTCAGAGCATCGTGACGAGGCGGAAACGGCCTAG
- a CDS encoding AAA family ATPase: MARSDLVIDLVEAQQRGDVARFRMLVEAIIAEERNNQHHLVADRLSELITTAGARSLLARDDTARQVADLVTEIVPKRRLSEVHLAPAVTTAVTEIIEEHHRSELLRSHGLEPRNRILLEGPPGNGKTSLAEALAAELMVPFYAVRYEGVVSSFLGETTSRIDHVFEFARTRRCVLFFDEFDTIAKERSDAHETGEIKRVVSTLLLQIDRLPSHVVAVCATNHGELLDRAAWRRFQVRLTLPPPSRIQATAFLEQLRMRLGGNLGMAPRTLADKLAGASYADIEEFALDVMRRYVLSLPDGRVEDVVRERLKQRNAMREM; this comes from the coding sequence ATGGCGAGGTCTGACCTGGTGATTGATCTGGTCGAGGCGCAGCAGCGTGGCGACGTCGCCCGCTTTCGCATGCTGGTGGAGGCGATCATCGCCGAGGAGCGCAACAATCAGCACCATCTTGTGGCTGATCGTCTGTCCGAATTGATCACCACTGCCGGTGCTCGCAGCCTGCTCGCCCGTGATGACACCGCCCGCCAGGTCGCTGATCTGGTCACCGAAATTGTGCCTAAGCGGCGATTGTCAGAGGTGCATCTGGCGCCGGCCGTCACGACGGCAGTGACCGAGATCATCGAGGAGCATCACCGTAGCGAGCTTCTCCGCAGCCACGGCCTGGAACCGCGCAACCGCATCCTTTTGGAAGGTCCGCCTGGAAACGGTAAAACCTCGCTTGCTGAAGCATTGGCAGCGGAGTTGATGGTGCCGTTCTACGCCGTGCGTTACGAGGGAGTTGTATCTAGCTTTCTCGGAGAAACAACGAGTCGAATCGATCACGTTTTCGAGTTCGCAAGGACTCGGCGCTGCGTGCTCTTTTTCGACGAGTTCGACACCATCGCCAAGGAGCGCTCCGACGCGCACGAAACCGGCGAAATCAAGCGCGTCGTTTCGACGCTGCTCCTACAGATCGATCGCTTGCCCTCCCACGTCGTCGCCGTCTGCGCGACCAACCATGGCGAACTGCTCGACCGCGCGGCATGGCGCCGCTTTCAGGTGCGGTTAACACTGCCTCCCCCGTCGCGCATACAGGCCACGGCTTTTCTCGAGCAGCTGCGTATGCGGCTCGGCGGGAACCTCGGTATGGCGCCGCGCACCCTCGCCGACAAGCTTGCCGGCGCCAGCTACGCCGACATCGAGGAGTTCGCGCTGGATGTCATGCGGCGCTATGTGTTGTCGCTACCCGATGGCCGTGTCGAGGATGTGGTGCGCGAACGGCTCAAGCAGCGCAACGCCATGAGGGAGATGTGA
- a CDS encoding class I SAM-dependent methyltransferase: MAVRGERILAAALAAAGRRRFRNRIAGQAARYWSAPTGSAWEANSHWRNGIGDQAWLEVGDDHWKIYETFARALNSPSPNTVMEWGAGGGANAVAFAPHAQRFIAADISQENLDECVRQVRATCTTPVETRRIDLACPEQATVGLAGSCDVFLCLYVIELTTGANAVRAILKIARTVLAPGGTALVQIKYHTSDRRTRGFAGTAYDRNLASTTTFTIEEFWNLAAECGLTPRLITLVPENRLDSRYAYYALTIPAAVQPAPPDERLLDVKYTEFAATFNADVADAERRAARGNYISRREGETTVDD; this comes from the coding sequence GTGGCAGTGCGAGGCGAGCGAATCCTGGCAGCAGCGCTGGCAGCAGCGGGAAGGCGGCGATTCCGGAACCGGATCGCCGGGCAAGCCGCCCGCTACTGGTCTGCGCCCACAGGATCGGCCTGGGAAGCGAATTCACACTGGCGCAACGGAATCGGCGATCAAGCCTGGCTGGAGGTTGGTGACGACCACTGGAAGATCTATGAAACCTTCGCCCGAGCCCTTAATTCGCCCAGCCCGAACACGGTGATGGAGTGGGGCGCCGGCGGCGGGGCAAACGCCGTGGCTTTCGCCCCCCATGCGCAGCGCTTCATCGCCGCCGACATCTCCCAAGAAAACCTCGACGAATGCGTCCGACAAGTCCGCGCAACGTGCACGACACCCGTCGAGACACGGCGCATCGACCTCGCCTGCCCCGAACAAGCCACCGTCGGATTGGCGGGCAGCTGCGATGTCTTCCTGTGTCTATACGTGATCGAGCTAACGACGGGCGCGAACGCGGTACGGGCCATCCTTAAAATCGCCCGCACCGTGTTGGCCCCCGGAGGCACGGCGCTGGTCCAAATCAAGTACCACACCAGCGATCGTCGGACCCGCGGCTTCGCCGGGACAGCCTACGACCGAAACCTCGCATCGACCACCACCTTCACCATCGAAGAGTTTTGGAACCTGGCGGCAGAGTGCGGCCTCACCCCACGGCTAATCACCTTGGTGCCGGAAAACCGTCTCGACAGCCGCTACGCCTACTACGCCCTCACAATTCCAGCCGCCGTGCAACCCGCGCCGCCTGACGAGCGCCTGCTCGACGTCAAGTACACAGAGTTCGCCGCCACGTTCAACGCTGACGTCGCCGACGCAGAGAGGCGCGCGGCGCGCGGCAACTACATAAGCCGCCGTGAGGGCGAAACAACCGTCGACGACTGA